From a single Pongo pygmaeus isolate AG05252 chromosome 12, NHGRI_mPonPyg2-v2.0_pri, whole genome shotgun sequence genomic region:
- the LOC129030037 gene encoding large ribosomal subunit protein P1-like — translation MASISQLACISSDLILHNDEVTVKEDKINTLIKAGGVNVERFWPSLFAKALANVNIGSLICNVGAGGPALVAGAAPAEEESGSKERRIRGSDDDMGFGFLTKPLS, via the coding sequence atggcctccatctcccagcTTGCCTGCATCTCCTCGGACCTCATTCTGCACAACGATGAGGTGACCGTCAAGGAGGATAAGATCAATACCCTCATTAAAGCAGGCGGTGTAAATGTTGAACGTTTTTGGCCTAGCTTGTTTGCAAAGGCCCTGGCCAACGTCAACATTGGGAGCCTCATCTGCAATGTAGGAGCTGGTGGACCTGCTCTAGTAGCTGGTGCTGCTCCAGCTGAGGAAGAAAgtggaagcaaagaaagaagaatccGAGGATCTGATGATGACATGGGCTTTGGGTTTTTGACTAAACCTCTTTCATAA